The Rhodocytophaga rosea genome has a segment encoding these proteins:
- a CDS encoding glycosyltransferase family 8 protein: MNPSKELIPVVTTLDAGYLQHCAVMLGSLFKNNPTYNFHIYIIISFADNNDLQKLKSFVTNYQHALEIVRIDDKEINNFQTVHHITTATYYRLLIPGLLPVSINKVLYLDVDVIIRRDISDLWNTNIENYSVAAVMEPMFTRHAKLNIPKEANYFNAGVLLMNLEKWRKNDTTRQILTFIDKNNGSLEMLEQDALNAILYDQWLCLPFVWNVTSVLFTATAKELHIDESELINVITNPCIIHYTGYSKPWHYTNTHPFKKEYYKYLQLTPWKNFKHPEETVWHKIKQSGKKLMNLAYGRKKFEVYN; the protein is encoded by the coding sequence ATGAATCCATCAAAGGAGCTTATCCCTGTTGTAACTACTTTAGATGCTGGCTACTTGCAGCATTGTGCGGTTATGCTGGGTTCATTATTTAAGAATAATCCTACCTATAACTTTCATATATATATAATCATCAGTTTTGCTGATAATAATGATTTACAAAAGCTTAAAAGTTTTGTTACTAACTATCAGCATGCATTAGAAATAGTGAGAATAGATGATAAAGAAATAAATAATTTTCAGACCGTACACCATATCACTACAGCTACCTATTATAGATTACTTATTCCAGGGCTGCTTCCAGTTTCCATTAACAAAGTTTTGTATCTGGATGTAGATGTGATCATCAGAAGAGATATTTCTGATCTTTGGAATACAAATATTGAAAATTACAGCGTTGCTGCAGTAATGGAGCCTATGTTTACCAGGCATGCTAAATTAAATATACCAAAAGAGGCTAATTACTTTAATGCAGGTGTATTGCTGATGAACCTGGAAAAATGGAGAAAAAATGATACAACCAGACAAATTCTAACATTCATTGATAAAAATAATGGTTCTCTGGAAATGCTGGAACAGGATGCACTCAATGCCATATTATACGACCAATGGCTGTGTCTTCCTTTTGTATGGAATGTAACATCTGTTCTGTTTACGGCAACCGCTAAGGAATTACATATAGATGAAAGCGAATTAATCAATGTAATAACAAATCCCTGCATTATACATTACACAGGCTATTCCAAGCCCTGGCACTACACAAATACTCATCCGTTTAAAAAAGAATATTACAAGTATCTACAACTTACTCCCTGGAAGAACTTTAAACATCCGGAAGAAACGGTTTGGCATAAGATTAAGCAGTCAGGAAAGAAACTGATGAATTTAGCCTATGGCAGAAAAAAGTTTGAGGTATATAATTAA
- a CDS encoding glycosyltransferase produces MKVLHINTFDTGGAAKSCLRLHQGLLEQNIDSKVMVLYKYSHLEQVYDFLPDYQQTLFKRIEGSFLYRRNKVIKSLKNKIYPGKVQSSPHTIYNILKHPLTQQADIIHLHWVARFLDYDSFFSVVNKPVVWTLHDMNPILGGYHYETDMLGMRPYDELEEVKNIKIKKKALQKVSNVSVVSPSYWLYQKSLQSALLGNFSNYYIPYGVDTNKFKPADKKKAREYFSLPQENKILLFIADSLTDPRKGYSYLVEALKQIDLRDTLLCTIGKGNIPPVDFPLKHLGYIASENELSLAFAAADIFITTSIEDNLPNTVLESLACGTPVVGFRIGGIPDMVIEGETGLLASPKNISELAERMQWLLKNAKERNEMGKKGRKLVEEKFTISTQADQYRNLYNLITVHK; encoded by the coding sequence ATGAAAGTTCTTCATATAAATACTTTCGACACAGGAGGGGCAGCAAAATCTTGCCTAAGATTACACCAGGGATTGTTAGAGCAGAATATTGACTCAAAAGTAATGGTGTTATATAAATATAGCCATCTTGAACAAGTCTATGATTTTTTGCCTGATTACCAACAAACTTTATTTAAACGTATTGAAGGGTCATTTTTATACAGACGAAACAAAGTAATAAAATCTTTAAAAAATAAAATATATCCGGGAAAGGTACAAAGCAGCCCTCATACTATTTATAATATTTTAAAACACCCCTTAACTCAACAAGCAGATATTATTCATCTACACTGGGTTGCCAGATTCTTAGATTATGATTCTTTTTTTAGTGTAGTAAATAAGCCAGTCGTTTGGACTTTGCATGATATGAATCCAATCTTAGGTGGATATCATTATGAAACAGATATGCTAGGTATGAGGCCATATGATGAATTAGAAGAAGTAAAAAATATCAAAATCAAAAAAAAAGCCTTACAGAAAGTATCTAATGTTTCAGTGGTGTCACCCTCTTATTGGTTGTATCAGAAAAGCTTACAATCTGCTTTATTAGGCAATTTCTCAAATTATTATATTCCCTATGGGGTAGATACAAATAAGTTTAAACCTGCTGATAAAAAAAAAGCCCGGGAATATTTTTCTTTACCACAAGAAAACAAAATACTTTTATTTATTGCCGATTCTTTAACAGATCCCAGAAAAGGCTACAGTTATTTGGTTGAAGCGTTAAAGCAGATTGATTTAAGGGATACTTTATTATGCACAATTGGAAAGGGCAATATTCCTCCAGTTGATTTTCCTTTAAAACATCTTGGTTATATTGCAAGCGAAAATGAATTGTCGCTTGCCTTTGCAGCAGCTGATATTTTTATAACCACGTCTATTGAAGATAACCTGCCAAATACTGTTCTGGAATCTCTGGCATGTGGTACACCTGTTGTGGGTTTTCGCATAGGTGGAATTCCGGATATGGTGATAGAAGGAGAAACCGGATTGTTAGCTTCTCCTAAAAACATTAGCGAATTAGCTGAAAGAATGCAATGGCTTTTGAAAAATGCTAAAGAAAGAAATGAGATGGGTAAAAAGGGAAGAAAATTAGTTGAGGAGAAATTTACGATCTCTACCCAGGCAGATCAATATAGAAATTTGTATAATTTGATTACAGTACACAAATGA
- a CDS encoding glycosyltransferase family 4 protein, whose protein sequence is MDEFKELAPTYVYQFPYPSVDGFKGKLIRNWNTYLGIPSYYKNLKNELLAQNVGLIYANGIGTGVLLDFLSFLNCKVISHIHELEIGIQANGSNNLALLKKYTSHYIAVSKAVKHNLISKHTIPEKVISLVYEFVPVVEVEKSRQLFQEFEIPETAFIIGAAGSVDIRKGADLLILLAKEIAEKDNGNLCYFIWVGNKPEEHSYFLQDIYKLGLEKNVVFTGLKKNPLPYFNSFDVFVLLSREDPYPLVCLENALLSKPILCFDQSGGMPEFVENDCGFVVPYLDIKAMAAKIIELQSNSVLKTRLGNNARRKATDQHNVHVAAPKILDIIYQYCNELKTQ, encoded by the coding sequence ATGGATGAATTTAAAGAACTAGCGCCTACATACGTATATCAGTTTCCATACCCATCCGTAGATGGTTTTAAAGGTAAACTAATCAGAAACTGGAATACCTATTTAGGCATTCCTTCCTATTACAAGAACTTAAAAAACGAACTGCTTGCTCAAAATGTAGGATTAATCTATGCTAATGGCATTGGGACTGGTGTTCTGTTAGATTTTTTATCGTTTCTCAATTGTAAGGTAATATCGCATATACATGAGTTAGAAATTGGAATACAGGCAAATGGAAGTAATAACCTGGCACTACTTAAAAAATATACTTCTCATTATATAGCTGTCTCTAAGGCAGTGAAACATAATTTAATAAGTAAACATACTATACCTGAGAAAGTAATAAGTTTAGTTTATGAATTTGTCCCGGTAGTAGAAGTAGAAAAAAGCAGGCAACTCTTCCAGGAATTTGAAATACCTGAAACTGCTTTTATCATAGGTGCCGCAGGCAGTGTAGATATAAGAAAAGGGGCAGATTTATTAATTCTACTGGCTAAAGAAATAGCAGAAAAGGATAATGGAAATTTATGTTATTTTATCTGGGTTGGCAACAAACCAGAAGAGCATAGTTACTTTTTACAGGATATATATAAATTAGGTCTTGAAAAAAATGTTGTGTTTACCGGACTAAAGAAAAATCCATTACCGTATTTTAATAGTTTTGATGTGTTTGTTTTATTGTCAAGAGAAGATCCTTATCCGCTTGTTTGTTTGGAAAATGCCTTATTGAGTAAACCTATTCTTTGTTTTGATCAATCCGGAGGCATGCCTGAATTTGTTGAAAATGACTGTGGATTTGTGGTGCCTTATCTGGATATAAAGGCTATGGCTGCTAAAATTATTGAACTACAGTCTAATTCTGTATTGAAAACACGGTTAGGAAACAATGCAAGGAGAAAGGCTACCGATCAACATAATGTTCATGTAGCTGCGCCTAAAATTCTAGACATTATCTATCAATATTGTAATGAGTTAAAAACTCAATAA
- a CDS encoding FkbM family methyltransferase gives MLQYVKHVGKYLLRPEYRLSEKEAKKLQLIKRQPRFTVIQTDIFPSPLWMVDSASFVFIYSEIFKQEIYKFKTSNAKPYILDCGANIGLSTLYFKDLFPDAEVVAFEPDTKVFEILAKNVQSFRLTNVSLLNKAVWHSETKLQFYAEGADGGRITNDIKEANVVEIETVRLKDFINRPVDMLKIDIEGAETQVLEDIADVLSYIDKIFIEYHSFVNQEQTLDKILKIIKEAGFTYYINQVGIVSQSPFYEKKAFLGMDNQLNIFADRVK, from the coding sequence ATGTTACAGTATGTGAAGCATGTAGGTAAATATTTACTCAGGCCAGAATACCGTTTAAGTGAGAAAGAGGCAAAAAAACTACAACTCATCAAACGCCAGCCAAGATTTACTGTCATTCAAACAGATATTTTTCCATCGCCTCTTTGGATGGTTGATTCTGCTTCCTTTGTGTTTATTTACAGTGAAATTTTTAAACAAGAAATCTATAAGTTTAAAACTTCCAATGCCAAACCGTACATACTCGATTGTGGGGCTAATATTGGATTAAGTACGCTTTATTTTAAGGATCTTTTTCCGGATGCTGAAGTTGTTGCTTTTGAGCCTGACACAAAAGTATTTGAAATTCTGGCTAAAAACGTCCAGTCGTTTCGCCTTACAAATGTTTCTTTACTAAATAAAGCAGTATGGCATTCCGAAACTAAGTTACAATTCTATGCCGAAGGAGCCGATGGAGGAAGAATAACTAATGATATAAAAGAGGCCAATGTAGTTGAAATCGAAACAGTTAGATTAAAGGATTTTATTAATCGCCCGGTTGACATGTTAAAAATTGACATTGAAGGCGCAGAAACGCAAGTATTGGAAGATATTGCAGATGTTTTATCATACATTGATAAAATATTTATTGAATATCATTCTTTCGTAAACCAGGAGCAAACGCTGGATAAAATATTAAAAATTATTAAAGAAGCAGGCTTTACATATTATATAAACCAGGTTGGGATTGTTTCTCAATCGCCGTTTTATGAGAAGAAAGCATTTTTGGGTATGGATAATCAACTAAATATATTTGCCGACAGAGTAAAATAG
- a CDS encoding class I SAM-dependent methyltransferase, protein MKLLNLGCGNRYHKSWTNIDFYSANESVLSHDLTQGIPFDNDTFDVVYHSHVLEHFSKTGAAAFLKECFRVLKPNGIIRIAVPDLESIARIYLQQLESAYNREAGAEANYDWIVLEMYDQTVRNRRGGDMADYIFQGNLANESFVYARHGLEAKNLRKEFLNAKDQNKHQNTTDSLYNRVFNFGAYKRKLIKLLLGKEYISYEIGKFRMSGEIHQWMYDRFSLSRLLLQTGFKNPVKMTAFSSSFPEWNTFELESKEGEIFKPDSLYMEAFKIN, encoded by the coding sequence ATGAAGCTTCTTAATCTGGGTTGTGGAAATCGATATCATAAAAGCTGGACAAACATTGACTTTTATTCTGCCAATGAAAGTGTGCTTTCTCATGATCTTACCCAAGGTATACCCTTCGATAACGATACCTTTGACGTAGTATATCATTCGCATGTATTGGAACATTTTTCTAAAACTGGAGCGGCAGCTTTTTTAAAAGAATGTTTTAGGGTATTAAAACCGAATGGCATTATTAGGATAGCAGTTCCTGACCTGGAAAGTATTGCCAGGATTTATTTACAACAACTCGAAAGTGCATATAACAGAGAAGCCGGTGCAGAAGCTAATTATGATTGGATTGTATTAGAAATGTATGACCAGACCGTCAGGAACCGGCGTGGGGGAGATATGGCCGATTACATTTTTCAAGGTAATTTAGCAAATGAATCATTTGTATATGCCAGGCATGGCCTTGAAGCAAAGAATCTCCGCAAAGAATTCCTGAATGCTAAAGATCAAAACAAGCACCAAAATACGACGGATTCATTATACAACCGGGTATTTAACTTTGGAGCCTATAAGCGGAAATTAATAAAGTTACTTCTGGGAAAAGAATATATTTCTTATGAAATAGGTAAATTCAGAATGAGCGGAGAAATCCATCAATGGATGTACGATAGATTTTCTCTTTCAAGGTTATTACTGCAAACCGGTTTTAAAAACCCGGTAAAAATGACTGCTTTTTCCAGCAGTTTTCCGGAATGGAATACTTTTGAATTAGAGTCAAAAGAAGGAGAGATTTTCAAACCAGATTCACTATATATGGAAGCTTTCAAAATAAACTAA
- a CDS encoding class I SAM-dependent methyltransferase, with protein sequence MVLSPITGKANVLLEEKKSTKEIIAGYKQAFNIDTSDYFNTTPFIEVYRCLDTDYRFYYPFHIAGNGSFYDQLQKQPWYYSEWKWEYQIALETFRSAGRLLEIGCGNGSFLKKMQTNAIHCIGLELSEDAISAGKNQGLDIRKELIEQHAEKNEETYDYVCAFQLLEHISAVHSLLEASLKVLKKGGLILVAVPNNDALFFKYKRNKINHLDHLYQATRLLNLPPHHMGLWNRKSLESLPKVYPLRLENIFTEPMNEHRKLLNQSILTDRMGIAGKVLNKTGATVLLESFFKEDFKYADTIMAIYTKL encoded by the coding sequence ATGGTTTTAAGCCCAATCACCGGAAAAGCTAATGTATTACTGGAGGAAAAAAAATCTACAAAAGAGATTATAGCAGGATATAAACAGGCTTTCAATATTGATACTTCAGATTATTTTAATACTACTCCTTTCATAGAAGTATACAGATGTCTGGATACAGATTACCGGTTTTATTATCCTTTTCATATAGCAGGCAATGGTTCTTTCTACGATCAGCTCCAAAAGCAGCCATGGTATTATTCTGAGTGGAAATGGGAGTATCAGATAGCCCTTGAAACTTTCCGGAGTGCCGGTAGATTATTGGAAATCGGTTGTGGAAATGGATCTTTCTTAAAAAAGATGCAAACCAATGCCATTCATTGCATAGGGTTGGAATTGAGTGAGGATGCAATTAGCGCTGGCAAAAATCAGGGCCTGGACATAAGAAAAGAACTAATTGAGCAACATGCTGAAAAGAATGAAGAGACATACGATTATGTATGTGCTTTTCAACTGCTGGAGCATATAAGTGCCGTACACTCTCTGTTGGAAGCTTCTTTGAAAGTATTAAAAAAAGGAGGGTTAATACTGGTAGCCGTGCCAAACAATGATGCGCTATTCTTTAAATATAAAAGAAATAAGATTAACCATTTAGACCATCTGTATCAGGCCACTAGGTTACTTAATTTACCTCCGCATCACATGGGATTATGGAACAGAAAATCCTTGGAAAGTTTACCAAAAGTGTATCCTTTGCGGCTGGAAAATATTTTTACTGAACCCATGAATGAACACAGAAAGCTATTGAATCAAAGTATTCTTACAGACCGGATGGGCATTGCTGGGAAAGTTTTAAATAAAACCGGTGCTACTGTGCTTTTAGAGAGTTTTTTTAAAGAAGACTTTAAATATGCCGATACGATTATGGCTATTTATACCAAATTATAA